From a single Aricia agestis chromosome 17, ilAriAges1.1, whole genome shotgun sequence genomic region:
- the LOC121735234 gene encoding uncharacterized protein LOC121735234 isoform X1 → MDRCVNYGIVTSHCNTLGRRPLNDENILSVIRQWLAPQSVSSNDHVCQACWDLAQNPRALNQGRLLGHRNICLRCGRSLAARVSHALHTNSIRESRIYNVIKEWIIPRTIQATSHICHTCWVAADRASVHMTSGPSTSSRQDTLQIVDPQQPDLPNVSPNVGVSSNQPVPSIVLSEYMRAVETERRCFIEGCQRTERYRVPLTTRKMLFNEYKYYIPENNRLCDQHLVIEAWDFLDSLRSNYVQTFTERHIYDMMSLKEVESTSLLQFENIGEMEDHVVHIWTGLNKEQFNQMFAEVPELSEISKAAVALAAYLMKLRTGDSNERLASLLKVSRTTLEKWIYQVRELLTEHFVPRNLGLNHQNRQQLVQKNLAIPKALFGSFEGVDTPIAIFDGTYCYVEKSSNYLYQKKTYSLHKYRNLMKPFLIVCTDGYIIDVLGPYPATTSDADIMKKEFQHGRPLREYFQEGDAFILDRGFRDSISLLNQCGYRTYVPASLEEGETQLSTIEANKSRAVTICRWVVEVVNGRFKRDFKLLRQNYFNIASKSFMKDFEVAACLLNKFHPPIFDREDAQEIIQEIERYMNTENELASFIISNNYNRRRANFETITVHSDNLNDFPQLSESELILISLGTYQIKQARSYYGEHMRQNDGFVIEVCREVANSLLRELSASNTSWLLRGRILSRHISRKTYYIYILVDSSRRGREAIVQHYCNCIVGRRTVGCCAHIMSIIWYLSWARYRNIVPPAQFLDDILIIIEEE, encoded by the exons ATGGATCGCTGTGTGAATTACGGGATAGTAACTAGTCACTGCAATACATTAGGGCGACGACCATTAAATGATGAAAATATTCTATCAGTGATTCGGCAATGGCTTGCACCTCAGTCT gTAAGTAGTAATGACCATGTTTGTCAAGCGTGTTGGGATTTGGCTCAAAACCCACGGGCTCTTAACCAGGGAAGACTACTAGGACACCGCAACATTTGTCTCCGCTGCGGACGCTCTCTAGCTGCACGAGTTAGTCATGCACTTCACACCAACTCAATTCGTGAATCTAGAATTTATAATGTCATAAAAGAATGGATTATTCCTCGaact ATTCAAGCAACAAGTCACATATGTCATACATGTTGGGTGGCTGCAGACAGAGCTTCTGTCCACATGACCTCAGGCCCATCAACATCATCCCGACAAGACACTCTTCAAATAGTAGACCCACAACAACCAGATCTTCCTAATGTGTCTCCAAATGTAGGAGTTAGCAGCAACCAACCAGTACCTTCTATTGTTTTGTCCGAGTACATGAGAGCCGTTGAAACTGAAAGAAGGTGCTTCATTGAAGGATGCCAAAGAACAGAGAGATACAGAGTACCACTTACTACTCGTAAAATGTTGTTCaatgaatataaatattacatcCCTGAAAATAACCGTCTTTGTGATCAACATTTGGTTATCGAAGCATGGGATTTTCTGGATAGTTTGAGATCCAATTATGTTCAGACATTTACTGAGAGACATATATATGATATGATGTCTCTAAAAGAAGTTGAAAGTACTTCACTACTTCAATTCGAAAATATTGGTGAAATGGAGGACCATGTTGTTCACATATGGACTGGGTTAAATAAAGAGCAGTTTAACCAGATGTTTGCTGAAGTTCCTGAATTATCAGAAATCTCAAAAGCAGCCGTAGCTCTGGCCGCTTATCTCATGAAGCTTAGAACTGGAGATTCAAATGAAAGGTTGGCAAGTTTATTAAAAGTATCTAGGACAACTCTTGAAAAGTGGATTTATCAAGTAAGAGAACTACTTACTGAGCATTTTGTACCCAGAAATCTTGGTTTAAACCACCAGAACAGACAACAATTGGTACAGAAAAATCTCGCAATACCTAAGGCTTTGTTTGGAAGCTTTGAGGGAGTTGACACCCCAATAGCAATTTTTGATGGAACATATTGCTATGTCGAAAAGAGTTCCAATTacttataccaaaaaaaaacatacagccTGCATAAGTACAGGAATCTTATGAAACCATTCTTGATAGTGTGTACGGATGGATATATAATAGATGTTTTGGGTCCATACCCAGCCACAACATCCGATGCTGACATAATGAAGAAAGAATTTCAACATGGAAGGCCTCTACGTGAATATTTCCAGGAAGGTGATGCCTTTATATTAGATAGAGGGTTCCGTGACTCGATTTCTTTATTGAACCAGTGTGGTTATAGAACTTACGTGCCTGCTTCATTGGAGGAGGGTGAAACGCAATTGTCAACTATTGAGGCAAATAAATCAAGAGCAGTCACCATATGCCGTTGGGTTGTTGAAGTTGTGAATGGCAGATTCAAAagagattttaaattgttacggcaaaattattttaatatagccAGTAAAAGTTTCATGAAAGATTTTGAGGTGGCTGCTTGTCTCTTAAATAAGTTTCACCCACCTATATTTGATCGTGAAGATGCTCAAGAAATAATACAAGAAATAGAAAGGTACATGAATACAGAAAATGAGTTAGCCagttttattattagtaataattataataggcgTCGGGCTAATTTTGAAACAATAACTGTACATAGTGATAATTTAAACGATTTTCCTCAGCTTTCTGAAAGCGAacttatattaatttcattaggTACATACCAAATTAAGCAGGCACGATCATATTACGGAGAACATATGAGACAAAATGACGGTTTTGTTATTGAAGTGTGCAGGGAGGTTGCCAATAGCCTACTTCGAGAGTTGTCGGCTTCTAACACATCTTGGCTACTCAGGGGTCGTATATTATCACGACATATAAGTcggaaaacatattatatttatattttagtcgACAGCTCTCGTAGAGGAAGAGAAGCCATTGTACAGCATTATTGCAACTGTATTGTAGGTAGACGAACAGTAGGCTGCTGTGCTCACATAATGTCCATTATATGGTACCTTAGCTGGGCAAGGTACCGCAATATTGTACCCCCTGCACAATTCTTAGacgacattttaattattattgaagaggaataa
- the LOC121735234 gene encoding uncharacterized protein LOC121735234 isoform X2 translates to MKPFLIVCTDGYIIDVLGPYPATTSDADIMKKEFQHGRPLREYFQEGDAFILDRGFRDSISLLNQCGYRTYVPASLEEGETQLSTIEANKSRAVTICRWVVEVVNGRFKRDFKLLRQNYFNIASKSFMKDFEVAACLLNKFHPPIFDREDAQEIIQEIERYMNTENELASFIISNNYNRRRANFETITVHSDNLNDFPQLSESELILISLGTYQIKQARSYYGEHMRQNDGFVIEVCREVANSLLRELSASNTSWLLRGRILSRHISRKTYYIYILVDSSRRGREAIVQHYCNCIVGRRTVGCCAHIMSIIWYLSWARYRNIVPPAQFLDDILIIIEEE, encoded by the coding sequence ATGAAACCATTCTTGATAGTGTGTACGGATGGATATATAATAGATGTTTTGGGTCCATACCCAGCCACAACATCCGATGCTGACATAATGAAGAAAGAATTTCAACATGGAAGGCCTCTACGTGAATATTTCCAGGAAGGTGATGCCTTTATATTAGATAGAGGGTTCCGTGACTCGATTTCTTTATTGAACCAGTGTGGTTATAGAACTTACGTGCCTGCTTCATTGGAGGAGGGTGAAACGCAATTGTCAACTATTGAGGCAAATAAATCAAGAGCAGTCACCATATGCCGTTGGGTTGTTGAAGTTGTGAATGGCAGATTCAAAagagattttaaattgttacggcaaaattattttaatatagccAGTAAAAGTTTCATGAAAGATTTTGAGGTGGCTGCTTGTCTCTTAAATAAGTTTCACCCACCTATATTTGATCGTGAAGATGCTCAAGAAATAATACAAGAAATAGAAAGGTACATGAATACAGAAAATGAGTTAGCCagttttattattagtaataattataataggcgTCGGGCTAATTTTGAAACAATAACTGTACATAGTGATAATTTAAACGATTTTCCTCAGCTTTCTGAAAGCGAacttatattaatttcattaggTACATACCAAATTAAGCAGGCACGATCATATTACGGAGAACATATGAGACAAAATGACGGTTTTGTTATTGAAGTGTGCAGGGAGGTTGCCAATAGCCTACTTCGAGAGTTGTCGGCTTCTAACACATCTTGGCTACTCAGGGGTCGTATATTATCACGACATATAAGTcggaaaacatattatatttatattttagtcgACAGCTCTCGTAGAGGAAGAGAAGCCATTGTACAGCATTATTGCAACTGTATTGTAGGTAGACGAACAGTAGGCTGCTGTGCTCACATAATGTCCATTATATGGTACCTTAGCTGGGCAAGGTACCGCAATATTGTACCCCCTGCACAATTCTTAGacgacattttaattattattgaagaggaataa